The Lewinellaceae bacterium genome includes a region encoding these proteins:
- a CDS encoding gliding motility-associated C-terminal domain-containing protein encodes MHRIAMLKFWLATFCFSCFGLSISFAQNCNFPLPPANTCANAPLLCDLDGYCSDNSGATNSGTPNAFCGVVENNNWISFIAGSTSLEIEVSVFGCNQGNGLQVHVFETDDCNFFISKSNCLDPVPNNGTGVMLATNLVIGQVYYLMMDGKGGDVCDYSYALLDGITLSPAEVVIDPPGYLCEGQTLTLEATTWSSNPGLIQEWSTLDGNILSGENSTMALIDMPGTYQLYIEDASGCTDSTFVMVEEAPLPIAEAGTADTLNCLNNTMIMLDGSHSFGFNALNYQWATSSGNIVSGANTPTPTINEPGAYFLTVSDQVTQCAAVDTVVVFIDANTPFAKTGGGGELNCVTPQIELNGIGSSFGNNFTYQWTTSGGNITSGAQTLFPVVDAPGLYQLEVLNTINGCIAADQVLVTLNEEKPYGAEVAAFAPCFEMINGRIVIDTVFGGTPPFLYSFGDTILSYTNRAEYLPSGQYRVTIKDAIGCEWDTLVTVGSEVQLIADLGEDFYLPLGCEYELVPLINIDESQVAGWNWIPEDLFSCDSCFNQLIRPLENTQTFHFTYTDVNGCRASDAITIYLDRTRNVFIPNVFSPNGDGVNDIFYINAGKDVALIRSFTVYDRWGSMVHETREFAPNDPAFGWDGKLGRKNLNESVFAYVVEVEFLDGWFQQYTGSVILVR; translated from the coding sequence ATGCACCGCATTGCTATGCTAAAATTTTGGTTGGCCACTTTTTGTTTTTCATGCTTTGGCCTGAGCATTTCATTCGCTCAAAATTGCAACTTCCCGTTGCCGCCGGCCAATACCTGCGCCAATGCACCTTTACTTTGTGATCTGGACGGGTATTGTTCGGATAACAGTGGTGCCACCAATTCAGGAACGCCTAATGCCTTTTGCGGGGTCGTGGAAAACAACAACTGGATCTCTTTTATTGCAGGGTCAACCTCACTTGAAATTGAAGTATCTGTTTTCGGATGCAACCAGGGCAACGGACTGCAGGTCCACGTTTTTGAGACGGATGATTGCAATTTTTTTATATCGAAATCCAACTGCCTGGATCCCGTGCCCAACAACGGAACCGGGGTCATGCTGGCAACGAATCTCGTTATTGGCCAGGTTTATTACCTCATGATGGACGGCAAAGGGGGAGATGTTTGTGATTACTCCTATGCCCTGCTCGACGGCATAACGCTTTCTCCGGCGGAAGTTGTTATCGATCCTCCAGGGTATTTATGTGAAGGTCAAACCCTTACCCTTGAAGCCACTACATGGTCTAGCAATCCAGGACTGATCCAGGAATGGTCAACCCTTGACGGGAACATCCTTTCCGGTGAAAATTCAACCATGGCGCTCATTGATATGCCCGGAACGTACCAGTTATATATAGAGGATGCCAGTGGTTGTACTGATTCCACTTTCGTGATGGTCGAGGAGGCCCCTTTGCCCATTGCGGAGGCAGGCACCGCTGATACCTTAAATTGCCTGAACAATACGATGATCATGCTGGATGGGAGTCATTCCTTTGGATTTAACGCTTTGAATTATCAATGGGCCACTTCCTCCGGGAATATTGTCTCCGGAGCCAATACACCCACCCCGACCATCAATGAACCGGGAGCTTATTTTCTTACCGTCTCAGACCAGGTTACTCAATGTGCGGCAGTGGATACCGTTGTCGTTTTTATCGACGCCAATACCCCTTTTGCCAAGACCGGAGGGGGTGGAGAACTCAATTGTGTTACGCCACAAATTGAACTCAACGGGATCGGCTCATCCTTTGGCAATAATTTTACCTATCAATGGACGACCAGCGGAGGGAACATCACCTCCGGGGCTCAAACCCTTTTTCCGGTGGTGGATGCGCCAGGCCTTTACCAGCTCGAAGTTCTAAATACCATCAATGGGTGCATAGCAGCCGACCAGGTGTTGGTGACCCTCAATGAGGAAAAGCCTTACGGTGCCGAAGTTGCTGCCTTTGCTCCCTGTTTTGAAATGATCAACGGCCGAATTGTCATTGATACGGTTTTTGGAGGGACTCCTCCGTTTTTGTATTCGTTTGGCGACACCATTTTGTCTTATACCAACAGAGCGGAATACCTGCCTTCCGGGCAATACCGGGTAACGATCAAAGATGCCATAGGTTGCGAGTGGGATACGCTTGTAACGGTAGGAAGCGAAGTCCAGCTGATCGCCGATCTTGGAGAAGATTTTTATTTACCGTTGGGGTGTGAGTATGAACTTGTGCCCCTCATCAATATTGACGAGTCACAGGTGGCAGGCTGGAATTGGATACCGGAAGATCTGTTCTCCTGTGATTCCTGTTTCAATCAGCTCATTCGGCCACTTGAAAATACACAGACCTTTCACTTTACCTATACGGATGTGAACGGATGCCGGGCTTCCGATGCCATTACCATTTACCTCGACCGAACCCGGAACGTTTTTATCCCTAATGTTTTTTCACCCAACGGCGATGGCGTAAACGACATTTTTTACATCAACGCCGGAAAAGATGTGGCCCTGATCAGATCTTTTACCGTTTATGACCGATGGGGAAGTATGGTGCATGAAACCAGGGAATTTGCCCCCAATGACCCTGCTTTTGGCTGGGATGGCAAATTAGGACGCAAAAATCTAAACGAAAGTGTTTTTGCCTATGTGGTTGAGGTGGAATTTCTGGACGGCTGGTTTCAACAATATACGGGGAGTGTAATTTTGGTGCGATAA